The nucleotide window atatatgtttttgttcattCTTTCATTGAACATAGTCTTGtgtattgaaattgaaatcaaGGATTTTCATCCACAAGAAAGAGATGCTTTATTACTCATAAGGGATTCATTAAATTCTTCATCTATAAATTTGCATAGAAATTGGACAGGACCACCTTGTATAGAAAACAACCTTAGTATATGGTTTGGAATCGCTTGTTCAAATTGGCATGTTGTTCATATTACAATTCAAGGAGTCAACCTCAGTGGCTATTTACCTTCAACATTTCTTCAAAACATAACTTTCTTGAGGCAAATTGATTTCAGAAACAATGCACTTTTTGGATTATTGCCAAATCTTACAGGTTTGGTTTTCTTAGAAGAAGTTAAGctttcttttaatcatttctCAGGTTCAATTCCTTTGGAATATGTTGAATTGTATAATCTAGATATTTTGGAGTTGCAAGAAAATTATTTGGATGGTGAAATTCCACCTTTTGATCAACCATCATTGATAAGTTTCAATGTGTCATATAATCATTTGGTAGGGAAAATTCCTGAAACTTCTTTGCTTCAAAGGTTTCCAAAGAGTTCTTTTGATGATAATTCTGATCTTTGTGGAAAACCATTGGATAAGTCATGTTCTGCTGAATCTCCTGCACCACTTCCTTTTGCTATTGCACCTACTTCTTCAATGGAAACAAATAAGACGAGGATTCATGTTTGGATTATTGCTTTGATTGCTGTTGTTGCTGCTTTGTGTATTTTTCTGATGATTATTGCTTTCTtgttttgtaaaagaaaagCCAGAGGAAATGAAGAGAGAATAAATGATTCAGCAAGTAAGATATTTCTTtcttataaattcattttttcttctttttggattgacttatatATTTGAGCTTTTGATTTGCCTgattggattgacttatttgagtttatcgaTTAGTATAAGCACTGTATGAGAGAGCGTACACAAATAGCTTCGTTGTGTTATGTCCAAAAgctgtttttagcttatttttataCACTCTTTAGaatagtttttgaaaataacttataacttatatgataagtgtttatgttataagctcttaattatgttatttatccAGATAAGCCCTATTTAGGAGAGTTatggaaaaatattataacatgtccataagttgttttcatcttATTCACACATGCTcttcaagatagtttacgaaaacaacttttggttatatgaaaacaatttgactttacgATAAGCACTTATGATGTAATCACCTAATTAAACTGCTTATCCAAACAAGGCCTAAAGAATGAAAAACATTAGgtttattatatattcaatGATGTGATGTCTAATAAACTTATTCAGAATTTCTAAatgttttaaacttttttgatttttcttataGGGTATGTTTTTGGAGCATGGGCAAAGAAGATGGTATCTATTGTAGGAAACAGTGAGGATTCTGAAAAATTAGGCCAATTAGAATTTTCAAACAAGAAATTTCAAGTTTTTGATATGGATGATTTGTTAAGGGCATCAGCAGAAGTGCTAGGAGGAGGAGATTTTGGTGTTACATATAAAGCAACACTTGAAACTGGTAATGTTGTTGCAGTAAAGAGACTTGGCTACATGAATGACTTGAGCAAGAAGGAATTTATTCAACAGATGCAATTGCTAGGAGAGATAAAGCATGAAAATGTAGCTGAAATTATCTCCTTTTTTCATTCAGAAGATCAAAAGCTTGTCATATATGAACTTGTCTCTGATGGTACTTTGTCTGAGCTTCTACAtggttagttttattttttgtttacttttaagTAAATGGTATGGTGATTTTTGTCTCTTTTATTAGTAGTTTTATAGACCAAATTCACTAGCAGAAGACACAGTTGAAGACCAAATTAACTAATGAAAATAAACCTAAATGCGTTTCTTGTTAGTCATTTTGATCTTCGAATGAGTCTTTCGTTTAGCTAGTTTAATTCTCAAACGTGTTTTTGATATTACAAATATTAGTACACTAACATTTATTATGTCTTGGTGCTAGAGGGTAGAGGAATTGGAAGAATACCTCTTGATTGGACAACAAGACTTGCCATTATCAAAGACATAGCAAAAGGTCTTGATTTCCTTCACCAATTTTTGTCTTCTCACAAAGTTCCACATGCAAATCTCAAATCATCCAATGTTCTAATCCATCAAGACAACCAAGGCTACCATTCCAAGCTCACTGACTATGGCTTCCTACCTTTACTCTCATCATCTATGAAAAATGCAGAAAAGCTATCAATAAGCAAGTCACCAGAATTTGTTAAAAGGAAAAAGTTGACACACAAAACTGATGTATATTGTTTTGGTATCATTATGCTAGAGATTATAACAGGAAAAATTCCTGGTCATATATTAGGCAatgaagttgaagaaacaaGTAATGATCTTTCAGATTGGGTTAGAACTGTGGTGAATAATGATTGGTCTACAGATATATTTGATTTGGAAATATTAGCAGAAAAAGATGGACATGATGCAATGTTGAATTTAACTGAGATAGCATTGGAGTGTACTGATATGATGCCTGAGAAAAGGCCTAAAATGAGTTTAGTGTTGAAGAGAATTGAAGAGATAGAGCAAATGATGAAAGACAATGAGTGAAACAAATTTTAGTGACTATAGAAGGATATTGTATTGTCTTGCATGAAGTGCACTCTAGGAATATTCACATATATTCATCTGtaacactatttttttatgagaatgaCACATTATCCAAAGCAGATAAGGATCAACTCCTATTATTACAGGAGTTAATCCTTTTCTGCTTTGAACATTATTTCAGAAGAGATAAAAATCTCTTTGATGTAGAGAAATTATTGTTTCCATTATTTTTTAGATTAGTAGTTATTGTTGTAATTTGTTCTAAATAGAGAAATACACTCTTCAAAGTTGTGAGATTGAGAATATGTCTTATTAAAATCATCTTGATCTCCTTTCAAGTGCTAGGCAGGTCTTGGCTTCAACTATGTTCATATTTTAGGACCGGTTCAATAATCTTTAATAATAAGTAAGGCCTAAAACAAATATTGACatgaaacctttttttttatttgcatatgagacctttttgtttataaaatttaatgatttttttttttatggtaggAGGCCTAAAGTGAGGACTTTAGTGCCTCGGGCCGAACCTGACCTTagtaaatcaaaattaaattgagCTATTTAATGAATGAAACTATGTTTATCCTCTCTATTGGATAATTCATTTATGAAAAGTGTAACTGGTAGTCAGTTAACAGGGGTGGTTTTTCCAATTTAGTGAATGTCACATGCTCATAATAGCATATAAAGTTTATTCGACGACTAGCGAATATAGTTGCTCAGTACATGTAATATTGTATAAAAGAATAATACCTTATGACCTATAATTTTTAAGTCATCTAAGGAATAAGTTGCAGGTTCTGCCTTAGACAAATTGAGTGAGATAGATCAGTATAAAAATGAAGACATGGAACTTTGGAGTATGAAATAGATAACTTTTAACAATTATATCATCAACACCTAAACTTTATTATCTGAGTATTTAAAAGTTAACACAGATTGCTAACTTTGtacaattataaacaaaatccatgttaagattttttttttttttaaaataaaattccatGTTAAGATATTAATGTGCTTAATAGTGATTGCATAAAATGATACAAGTTTGTTTAAGTTAACTAATTGTAATaagttcaaattcaatcttAAAAATGTATAGCAGCACTGAAAATTCTTGAGTATAAATACTTATCTATGTCCTCATATTATCAATATTCTAAAAGATCTCTCAAATTgtaaaatatgaatcaaatttattttttgtctatGTCTGTTATCAAATACAACCCTAACATTATTCACTTAGTTTCATCTATGTTATTACTTAATCTTATTagatataaaaataacaaagcaaccaatttgattaaaattttacaatttcaaaACCATTTTAAACTATTAATAATGTAAGAGACTTTGTTATGGTCCTATGAAACACGGATACAATATAGACATGAACACTGAATACGACACGAACAATGACACGCCGACAttgttaataatttgaaaaaaattataaaattcagtATAATTACACCTGTTGGTGTCAAACACAACATATATCTGACATCGGGACACGTCTAATCCGAAGAGTGTCTGTGCTTTCATACCAATTTAAATATTTACTAAAGAaatcaaattacacaaatttcgatattgaaatcaaacaagcCTCTAAAACAGCAACCGCCTAGAGAACAAATTGACTTTGTCTTGGTCTATAAATTCAAGATCAACATTAAACTGCAGAAGAAAATAATACAAGTGATTGTTGATGATATAGATGTATGTATAAGAATGTGTTGAGAAGCCAACACATATCACTACGTGCCCAAAATTTAGCATCTCACAAAGCCATGTGTCTCACATAAGTCCAACTCATATTTTCCTCATATACACATTGTGACTATATACTTTTCATCCATGCAAAGGACCCTTTTATAAGTTTCATTTGTTTCAAACAACAatctttttgataaaaaaacattCATCTTAAAAAGATTACATAGTTGTTTTGTTGTGAAAATCTTGGTAAAAAGAAACTTTGATGGCTACTCGTAGGTATGCTTTTGGAAGGGTTGATGAGGCTTACCATCCAGATTCTATTAGAGCTACCATAGCTGAATTTGCTTCCACTTTCATCTTTGTCTTTGCTGGAGAAGGCTCTGGCCTTGCTTTGGGTTTGTATACATTCAAAATTAACATATCTTGCTTGCATAATTATTTAACATGCATGCCATGTTATGTTATCACTAAGCACGGATACTGACACaacgctaataatttgagaaaatcttataatttagtgtaattatatgtgtcgtgTCTGACAGTGTCAGACACTTGTCTGATACCAGAACACCTCTAATCTGAGGAGCGTCCGTGCTTCGTAGCTAATTAGcatttgtgtttatttttggTGCATGCATGTATATCATTATAGTATGTTGATTGTGATTTTTGTgcattgtttttctttgttacAGTTAAGATTTAccaagattcagctttctcagcTGGTGAATTGTTGGCAGTTGCACTAGCACATGCATTTGCTCTATTTGCTGCTGTGTCTTCCAGCATGCATGTATCTGGTGGTCATGTCAATCCAGCAGTGACATTTGGTGCTCTCATAGGTGGCAGGATCTCTGTCCTTCGTGCTGTCTACTATTGGATTGCTCAACTTCTAGGTGCTATTGTGGCTGCCCTCTTGCTTAGGCTTGTCACTAATAACATGGTAATCATTTTTTTGATGAATGAGTCATAACTTTTCTCATTTCTATCAGATAGAAGGAGTACCATAATTTAGGAGGAAGGGTGAGAATAGGTTAGGTCAATGTCTTTTTTGAATATGTTACATTCTATTAAGCACGGACATTCCTCGGATTAGCCGTAAGTATGTTGGACACCGACACAACACTGTgacatataattacactaaattatgcgattttcttaacttattagtagtgtcggcgtgtcagtgtcgtgttaGGTATCCCTATATGTCCTTCATAGGACTTAGATATGAGTCACTCATCGCGAGTTAGAGGGACTATTACTTTATGAAAGCCGACTCCTCTGCTAGTGGTGTAAACTTTCACATTCTATTTTGTGTAATATACCAATGTGGACACATGTGTCTGACACGTCTTTGACACCAACGCTGTACCAATGTGGACACATGTGTCTGACACGTCTTTGACACCAACGCTGTACCAGCACTTCAGATTAAAGGTGTCACGAGTAGATGTACACACAAGTATCTGACACTTCATACTAAAGACATGCCAGGTGTCAGTTTTTCGGCTTGTCTACGTCAatacatcataaaaaattagtaaaaaaagaTTAGATAATATTTACATGATTGAAAACAATGAATTTTCTATAATATTTACATGAttgaaaaaaatggattttcagTAAGAACTCATGTGTTGCTGTGGTTTGTGTTTATTATAGAGACCAGGAGGGTTTCACCTGGCAAGGGGAATTGGTGTAGGACATGGACTTATACTTGAGATTATCATGACATTTGGACTAATGTACACAGTATATGCAACTGCAATTGATCCCAAAAGGGGCAGTATTGGAGCCATTGCACCTTTAGCAATTGGACTCATTGTTGGTGCAAATATCCTTGTTGGTGGTCCATTTGATGGAGCATGCATGAACCCTGCACTTGCTTTTGGCCCTTCTTTGGTGGGATGGAGATGGCACTACCACTGGATCTTCTGGGTTGGTCCATTCATCGGTGCAGCATTGGCAGCACTCATATATGAATATCTTGTGATCCCAACTGAGCCACCTCATGCACACCAGCCTCTTGCTCCTGAAGATTACTAGTTACCTACTTCTGTTTATCATTGTGTGTTTGTCATTAGTGTCTTGTTTGTTGTATCATTTCGTTTTTACGActtttttttggtttagtttCAATTGAGCCAATATGCTGTATTTTTCTACTGTTCTTGGGGTCTCAGCTTATGTGTATCTGTGTTGTATTGTGTGCTGCAAATAgtgaataaaatgataaaattggcatcatattcaaataataacaATTGTGTGCATGTAATTATTATAAAACCAGTTGTGATTTGAGTTTAAGTCTGCAATGGCTAGACTTTCTGCTCATACACGTTGTGATTTGAGTTGATGTCTGAAATCCTTTAGTTGGTGGTTCTACGAGTGTGTTTCCTTTAATTCGTGGTTCTCTGATGTAAATTTTACTCTCTCTAAAAGCAAACAAATAGAACATAACAAACATTAACTACagtaatagtcattttagtcTCTGAATATCTAACAAGTAGACAcagtaatagtcattttgatctCTGAATATCTAACAAGTAGACACAAGTCTCTTGATGTATCGAAACTTCAAAATGGTTCATGATTTTGTACTATGTTGTTAGACACAAGTCTCTCGATGTATCGAAACTTCAAGATGGTTCATGATTCTGTACTATATTAGTCAAATCAATCTCTTACATTacaataattcaataatattgtcatattaatcTAATGTACTAACTTATTATCATATTAATCTCTATAAGTGCTTGTCATATCAGCCCTTATATGAAAAGAGCTATTGTCAGCATTACGAGACTATTTTAAcatcagagactattttgactaatgaAGTGCATAATTGAAgattattttgatacattgaaggACTATTATGGTTACACATCGAGGaaactaaaatgactattaccccAACATTAACTAATATAAGTTTGCAAAACATGTTTTGGTTGGAACATGATAGTgtgttttcttaaaataaaatgaagcaaAAACAACCTTTCAAAATTTTTAGTATTTAAGTTGAGTAAACCTTTCACCTTCAAAATTCAAGATGTGAATTTCTAGCTACTACGttacttgaaagaaaaaaaaaactttaacatTAATAAATAATGAATGTTATTTATTTCAACAATACAATAACAATAAATAGAGGGAAATTCTTCTTCAGTATTTTAAAGTAATAAACAAATCCAgcttaaaaatatcaaattagcaCTATACATCTATACTTTGCTTTTTCTTGTAAAATCTGGCTACCCAAGGAGCAAGTTTAGTGTCATGAGGTGTCCTGGGATTGACAGAGTAATAATCAGACCAAAAGCAAGGATTGAGTTTATCAGTAAACTTTTTGTCAGCATAAAGACAAAATGGTAGCCAATTTTCTCCTCCATTCATTCTTCTCTTCCTTTCCCTTGGGTAAGCTAAGGGTGCCTGTACATACCTGCAATTATGTCAACAACATTTAGCAATTCAATAAATGGTACATAAAGGAAAATCATAGCTTCAGTACTTCCCTATATCTCAAAAGAACAGTAGGTATGAAAGTTTGTATTACAAGAAAAACACCTTATGCCATCTACAACAGCATCCCAACAGAAGTGAGTATGACCAAACACATGACAAGAAGATGCATCCTTCCTTCCCATATCACCATGTATAGACCTTATTCGATCTTCAAGAGGGTCTGAACCAATTATTTTTGGGAGCTTCGGATAGAATAACATCCTCTTTTCTGGACAAAGTTCTTGCCTGTGAAGAAGCATGCTAACATATATAAAGCCATAACCAGAACATATAAAAAGCTTAAAAAACAGAACCGCACAAAACGGTCATTGAATAATAATGCATTTTAGTGTTTATGAGGAGTTATTTATTCCAATGTTGGATTTTATACACCTTTTCCTCATACAATCATGCCTTATGGGCCACTTTTCATTATATTAATATTGGTGTCCATAAGCCATAGAAgcttgtttggattgatttatcAGAGTTTATCCACTCACACAAACATTTGTGATTGTAAGACTGAATGAGAGAGCTTACAACTAATGAGATGTCTATATATTGTTtccagcttatttccataagctctccatgaTAGCTTACGAAAACTTATAGTTTAtacgaaaacaattt belongs to Medicago truncatula cultivar Jemalong A17 chromosome 6, MtrunA17r5.0-ANR, whole genome shotgun sequence and includes:
- the LOC11419299 gene encoding probable inactive receptor kinase At2g26730 isoform X1 — translated: MSLVFDITFLYMFLFILSLNIVLCIEIEIKDFHPQERDALLLIRDSLNSSSINLHRNWTGPPCIENNLSIWFGIACSNWHVVHITIQGVNLSGYLPSTFLQNITFLRQIDFRNNALFGLLPNLTGLVFLEEVKLSFNHFSGSIPLEYVELYNLDILELQENYLDGEIPPFDQPSLISFNVSYNHLVGKIPETSLLQRFPKSSFDDNSDLCGKPLDKSCSAESPAPLPFAIAPTSSMETNKTRIHVWIIALIAVVAALCIFLMIIAFLFCKRKARGNEERINDSARYVFGAWAKKMVSIVGNSEDSEKLGQLEFSNKKFQVFDMDDLLRASAEVLGGGDFGVTYKATLETGNVVAVKRLGYMNDLSKKEFIQQMQLLGEIKHENVAEIISFFHSEDQKLVIYELVSDGTLSELLHEGRGIGRIPLDWTTRLAIIKDIAKGLDFLHQFLSSHKVPHANLKSSNVLIHQDNQGYHSKLTDYGFLPLLSSSMKNAEKLSISKSPEFVKRKKLTHKTDVYCFGIIMLEIITGKIPGHILGNEVEETSNDLSDWVRTVVNNDWSTDIFDLEILAEKDGHDAMLNLTEIALECTDMMPEKRPKMSLVLKRIEEIEQMMKDNE
- the LOC11419299 gene encoding probable inactive receptor kinase At2g26730 isoform X2, with translation MSLVFDITFLYMFLFILSLNIVLCIEIEIKDFHPQERDALLLIRDSLNSSSINLHRNWTGPPCIENNLSIWFGIACSNWHVVHITIQGVNLSGYLPSTFLQNITFLRQIDFRNNALFGLLPNLTGKIPETSLLQRFPKSSFDDNSDLCGKPLDKSCSAESPAPLPFAIAPTSSMETNKTRIHVWIIALIAVVAALCIFLMIIAFLFCKRKARGNEERINDSARYVFGAWAKKMVSIVGNSEDSEKLGQLEFSNKKFQVFDMDDLLRASAEVLGGGDFGVTYKATLETGNVVAVKRLGYMNDLSKKEFIQQMQLLGEIKHENVAEIISFFHSEDQKLVIYELVSDGTLSELLHEGRGIGRIPLDWTTRLAIIKDIAKGLDFLHQFLSSHKVPHANLKSSNVLIHQDNQGYHSKLTDYGFLPLLSSSMKNAEKLSISKSPEFVKRKKLTHKTDVYCFGIIMLEIITGKIPGHILGNEVEETSNDLSDWVRTVVNNDWSTDIFDLEILAEKDGHDAMLNLTEIALECTDMMPEKRPKMSLVLKRIEEIEQMMKDNE
- the LOC11412649 gene encoding probable aquaporin TIP-type alpha, which gives rise to MATRRYAFGRVDEAYHPDSIRATIAEFASTFIFVFAGEGSGLALVKIYQDSAFSAGELLAVALAHAFALFAAVSSSMHVSGGHVNPAVTFGALIGGRISVLRAVYYWIAQLLGAIVAALLLRLVTNNMRPGGFHLARGIGVGHGLILEIIMTFGLMYTVYATAIDPKRGSIGAIAPLAIGLIVGANILVGGPFDGACMNPALAFGPSLVGWRWHYHWIFWVGPFIGAALAALIYEYLVIPTEPPHAHQPLAPEDY